The Gossypium arboreum isolate Shixiya-1 chromosome 2, ASM2569848v2, whole genome shotgun sequence region AAGAAAGATGCCTCTGATTCTCTGGTGAGAGTTCATCTTTTTACTTTTTCTGTTAGTGTTTTTATAGACCATTTTCAATGTTTTGATGGTAGTGATCACTACATGATGTGAAGTAAAAATAGTTGTTATAGCATTTTAGGTATGGGGTTGGCATTTCATGGACAATTGAGCAGGattattatgtatgtcaaataagACTTCAATTTTACAGCATGATAAATTAGATTTTGTGATGACATTCACATGAATGCTTTCTTGTCCTTTATTTATATGGTTTTCCAATTTCACAATGGAATATACGTAAATAGTAATGAAACCTTggtcttaaaattttaatttaggaaACTGGTTTGCTTAAAATTATATCTTGATAAATTACACTTTGTAATGACATTCAAATTGGATGTTTTCTTTGTACTGGCAGCTCGATAGATTCATGCCAAATCGTTCAGCAATGGACTATGATTATGCACATTACATGCTGACTGAAGGGAGGAAGATCAAAGAGAACCAGACAGTTTTCTCACCAGCTAGGGACGCCTATAGGATGCAGCTAGCCGAGGTCTTGAACATGAATAGGACTTGAATCTTGGCTTTCAAGAACAAGCCACCAACACCTGTTGAATTCTTCCATTGGCTTGAACAATTTTGAAGTACAGTTATGGGATTTTGCTTCAAATAGGCAAGTTTGTATAAGCTCTAAATATTAGCAATTTCTTTTTGTTTCCCAGTTCTGTCATTTATTCCGACTCAATCCTTTATTTTCTAATGCTTGCAGTTGCACACTCTGAGAGGTTGTCACTGATCAATAGTGGGTTCAATGGCATGGAATAGTCACTTTCTTACAACTAGAGGAATGGATGGTATGATAGTTAACAATAATGTAAGGATTAGATCCCATGTTGTTAAAACCTACAGAGGATATCGGCAAAAAGTTTGTGGGCTGAAATGGTCAGCTTCTGGACAACAACTGGCCAGTGGAGGCATGATAGTCTTGTTCACATATGGGATATGCCCAAGGCATCTTCAAATTCACCAACACAATGGATACATAGGCTAGAGGATTATACATATGGGATATGGGATATGTCCAAGGCACAAGAGTTGGCAAAAGAGAAAGCTGATATTACAATCAAGAGTCTCCAATGTCTTCCTCAAAGTCTTCAAATTATACATTTGTCTGagaaaaaataatttctctgttAAATTAAATTGATGAACAATAAAGTTTTTGTGGTCATCAATATTAAGCTAATAAACTTCCATTATGTATACAAGGAAAACCTATGTTACAGGggtttctctttttcttctttaaagTATTTGTGTTTGACGTTTATCTGAAAAAGTGTGAATAGactttggttgttttcaatttatgagggttaatattctagcttaataattgagtattattatatattaaatttgatttatttatttataaataaattattgcaatatatgtaaaaataatttaaaatataaatttattaatatatataaatttattaatatatgtaaaaacagctttttcggaaaatattttcaagaaacttgccaaacaacagaaaatattttacacagattcatccaaacactgaaaaagtaaatcattttcagaaaagtaaatcattttctagAAATTATTTTCCGGAAAACattttactggcaaacaaacggagccttattttatttttacttggtTTGGTTTGGGCCCGGGCAAAAATGACCTATTATAGTTTTGATAAGAAATAATACTTCATGCAAAATCGCAAGTATTGGCATGATCAAAATTAATATGTTCGATAGAGTCGTCCAAACACTTAGTGGTGTACAACATGTACAAGAATTGAAGAGGAATTTGATTTTGTTAAGTACTCTTGATTAAAGGGCACAAGTACACAACTGAAAGTGGGGCTTTGAAGATTAGCAAGGGTTCCCTCGTTGTGATAAGGGCACAGAAAGATtgtcaagttatatgttttgcaatgttcaactgttactggtgatgtaattgtcgcttcctcttttacttgtcagatgatgatgttACTTGACTTTGACATATGCCTCTAGGGTATATGAGTGAGAACGACATGACAGAATTGACCAAAAGAGAACTTCTTGATGAACAAGGCAGTAGCAAATTGAAGTTCGGTGAGCACCgcgtttttgggaagcaaaagagagtttgattcaccagAGAAATCCATAACACTAAGGGAACGCTGgattatattcattctgatcttttGGGACCATCTAAAGTGCCTTCGAAGGGTGGCgctaattatatgttgatgatcaTTGATgaattttccagaaaagtttgggcattcttccTGAAACAGAAAAGTAATGTGTTTTCCACATGAAAAACATGTGAAGCATGATAGAATATAATGACTTATGTTACGTGAAGTTATGTCATGAAACTGGATTTTCATGCAAGAGCTTGAAGATGTTTATTGTGTATGATGATACGAGATTTCATGCAAACACTAAGAGTTAATCTATGCTTATTGTGGATCGAGTTGGCTTACTTTCATGTGGTTGCATATATATAAAGTTTCATGTcttgaatatatatgtatatggtccTAGATAACTGTATTTATAGTTATATTGTTGTGCGGGTAGGGaaacgtgtatatatatatactttgaaaTAAGgcgatatatatatgtattttttggtAATATATATAATTCTTAAAACTCATAAAAATCAAACGATTCTTTGGTTGAAATGGAAAAGGTAAATGACTAATATGCATGTGTcctaaattcaaattttattatagtattaatttattaaaaataaaaagataaaaagtaCCCTCCTATTAACACTTATTATTTTGTATATAAAAGAGTATTTTAATAATATCATAATTAAATTGGTGCTCAATTAACTTGTAAGGTCAAGCTAGTAATAGGCTTAATACAAATATAAACAAGTAACTAGTATGGTTCTCAACTCATGCTTCACTTTGGTTTAATTATTTTGGGGATAAATTATGAAGTTAAAATATAAAGGTTATACTATGCTCTAAGTTTATGTACTTTCTATATATTTGTATTCAATTCCAATATTTTTGTGTTTGAGAATTTAATCTCTTTAGTTTTTGGATTTAAATGATTAGATCTAATTGTTAACATCGTAAAATTGTTCTATTAAATTCACTGGTGTAACattctatttttattaaattctcACTTGGTAGACACATGACAAAAATGGTACTGTAATGGacatatatttaacatataattttaatagttaaaaattttaaaattcacataattatttttaataaaaataaagtattcAAACTAACCAATAAAACTAAAATATTTgaaatgtaattaaaatgttttgaaatttaaaaccaatttaaaataaacataataaTTTGAAGATATTTTTGTttactatttatattaataagcataaaatatgacacataagCATTGTGAGTTTTTTCTTGACAATCCaagaaaatgttttaaaatttatttccttCTTGAAGCATAAAGAGTTAATTCCCCCCTCCGtacattttttaataaaaatatatagttCTTGGGTATAATATCTTAAGAAAATTATTTGATTTTTaggaaaaggaaaaaggaaaatcgTTTAAATTTAAGAAAATGGTCGTAAACTCTAATCAGTTCTTATGATTTTGGGTGCTAAAATTTTCTCTTGACTAGATCAATTATTGTCTAccctaaattaaaaaaagaaattaatttgCTCATTTGAACAACATAACAAGTAGGATTGATCAAATTCAATGATACAATTTATTACAAGTTTAATTTTTGGATTTACTTTCCTTATttaagaaaacatgttgaaagagTAAAGTTGAGGACTTCTTGATTTATTCCAAAAGTGCTGCGAATCCCATTTTCCATGACTGATTGCTAAGACTATACCCTCCGTCGACTGGTAAGTTAACACCACTAATAAATTTAGCGTCATCACTTGCCAAATACAGTGCCGCATTGGCAAAATCTTCAGCCTCCAGTACGGGGCCTTTCAACACTGCTGAAACCGCAAGCATCTCCTCTCCCTTCTTCTTATcaatattcccaattgatttttgGAACAATGGGGTCAAAATTGCGTTAGGCGAAATGCAGTTAACTCTAATTCCATGCTCACCTAACTCCACGCTCAAGCTCTTCGTCAGCCCTGCGACGGCATGCTTTGATGCCTTGTATGCATGGGGGAGACCCACACTGATTTTTGAAACAATACTTGATGTGAAGAGTATGCAGCCTTTCTTAGCCGGGACCATGGCCCTGGCAGCATACTTGGCACCCAAGAAACCACCCAATACATTGACATCGAACACTCTCTTGAAGTCCTCAGCGCCGGCGTCTGTCACTCTTACTTCATTGTCACCAGTAATGCCTGCATTGTTGAACATGATATCTAGCTTTCCGTACTTGGAGACAACCAAGTTTACAGCATTTTCAACATCGGATTCGCATGTTACATCGCAGTGGACATAGCTGATGTTTTCCGTTCCAAGCTCTTGACAAAGGGAGTTGCCCAATTCGTCTTGAATATCAGCAATCAGAACCTTGGCTCCATGTTTGACAAATAGTCTGACTGTACACTCTCCTAAGCCACTGGCACCACCAGTTATCAGTGCCACCTTGCCATCCAGTCTGTATCAAACAAAGAAGAAATAAGGTTTAGATACTAAAAGTTGGACCCAAACCTATTCAATATCATATCTTCAGGACTAATTATATGAACCCAATTAAGCTTCGAGTTCGACCATTTTCACTTTAAAAACACATTGGTAAGCCtattttaaagaagaaatttctAAATGTGAAATATGAATTTGTCGAATCGTAAGATTTAATTACCTTTTGGTTACTGAGGACCCGAAACTCATTGTTTTAACGAAGAAAATAGAAATTCGCCTTTGCTTTTTCTTTTGATTGAATGCTTGGGATGTTGTGGCTTCAACTCAATGTTATTCTGGTCTTTTATAGCTTCAGGGAAGGTAACAATGTTCTGAAAATTCAACGATGTCATCATCCTAGCTTGTAGACTTTTCTAATTATCACTCTTATTTAAACATGTGGAGACACTTTAGTCAAATTATATTTTCTAAAACAAATATcttttagggtaaattacataattttcataaactttcattttagatatttaaattttattacaaAATAAACATTGAATTAATTTACATGGTACATTAATTTTAAGCACTCTTATTAAGATGTTTAACGGAAACCCGTGCAGAATTTAATATAAGATTTTGATATTATTGATATTTTCCACGTATAATCAGTGATGGAGCTAAAAAATTTTTGAGAGgacaatcattaaattatatattttaaaatagtaaaaatataattttatcattttaatagtttatatgtttataattttaaagagttaaattaaattttatcattttaagaacactaaagtgtaattttatcattactaatttaaaattttataaattataaaagtctaaattaaaatttatgattttaggGTGCCATGTGTCTCTAGTAAGCTCGAACAAATCATATAACTAAACTATTATCAATTTAATTACAACCTTCTTTTATTTACAATATAATACTAAAGAGTAGACAATATCATTTTTAATTGATGATATAAtacttttttaaatttcttttgtaATAATTTGGTTATCTTGTGCCGAGCCTTCTTAATTTAAAAAAgtttattttcaacaattattTCCTTTTCTCTAATAACTATTATTGATGTATTTATTAATTTAGTGTAAATATCTTTTGTATTTATCATAAATCATTAGCATAATTATTTCGTCTTACTTCACCaactttttgttatttttaatttagtatttTAACTTACTTCCATACTTATTAGTTTTTTCCTGTGCATTGCACGGGTTGATTactatattaatttaaatatattgtatttattaaataatattttaatatattatttgaatattcaaattcaaatatatcatatttcttATCAAAAGTTTGGTACATAGTTTGAGTATTCAACATTAATATTTgcatttaaatatattatattttttgtcAAAATTATGTAAACAGTCTgaatatataatttgaatattcAAGATTTTGATATTATTTGTAATGATTTTATGTTCTAATTCAATGTTTAATCAatattattttagttaaatattaattttacattGGATTTACGGAATATAAATTTAAGTAGTAGATTCTTTTCAAAGTCTAAATAAGGATGTGTTAGAATTAGGTTCACCAGTTATAATTATTGAAAAATAGTGAATTATTGTCACTGAATTAGAATACATAAACATAGGGAAACTAAACTGCATAAACAAACTTTTTCCCTTGTTAAACTTTTGTTTTCGcaatacttgtagaaatgtttagtTCCGTGGTCATTTTTACTCATATATTGCTTTTTACTTTGCAATTATTTCAAGTCAACAAAATTATTCTTAAAAATCAATAATCTTAATCTGTACaacttaaacataaaaatacttcaaataaaaattatctaaatttaaattacttaaatataaAATGACACGAATATATAActtgaaataatttaaatatgataTGATTTTGTCAACATATCCAAAATGACTGACAAGAAAAGAAACCCTCGCTTTTGAATTTTCTTCTGATAGCAATGCTTGGGATGTTGTGTTTCAATTGAATATTGTTATTCTGGTCTTTTTTAGCTTCAGGGTGCCCTGCAATGTTCCAAAAAATCAACAATGGCATCCTCATGGTTTGTACGCATtcattgtatatatattatataacttTCAAGTCAATGATCCAATTCTCGATTATGACTTTTCTAAGTAATCGCCCTTGACTCgaaatattatatatatcattAGCCAAGTATTTTGACTCGGTTAGGTTTCATAAATTAAATGATATTGATTTAAAGTACTTAAGCTCAAGGCGCCACGAATCAATCAGTGCGACATAGTAGTAGGGACTTGGCTATACATTGTCAagtttatgtttatttatttcaGTCAGCTAGTTTATTTTgatctattttttttatattggaaaaaatattaaattaaaaataattataaaaaatttaaaagtaaaaaaaaaaactcatcaaGAATTAAATAAACTTTCatcgaaattttttaaaaattgttatattattataaaagttATTGAAAACTTTTGCCATGTAGCATGCTATGGCCCGCACATGGTAAACTCAATTCTGTTCGGGCTCAAACCAAACAAATCAAgcctaataaaaaataaataaaaacagtcCAGCCGATTTACAATATCAAATCTAATGGcccaaatcaaaacaaaaatttaatgaCTTAAATGGTCCAAAagcctaaattaaaaaaaaaaaaaaaactctagcATGCGCCACACCTTAGCCTAGCCGCTGCCGCTTCTAGCGCTTGCCACCAACTGCTCTGTCAACCACCATGCAAAAAAGAAGAAACAACACATGCAATTACCAGTGGCAAGAacagtaaaaaaaattatataaaaattgaatgaaatggctataaaagccattgaacatctatatgaaaatgtttttttttggGAATAGAAATCGAAATAGAAAACGAAGCAATCAAAAAATTCAAAGGtgatcttttttatttatttttcctttatttttttcttttttaatttgttattatctatatataaaaaaataaaataaaaaaattacctgGCATTTGATATTTTGTCGTTGGAAATCGAACCGTCCTCCGCATTTTTGCAGCCACCGGTGGGTCTCCGGTGAGCACCGACCCTAGATCTAGATTTTGGGAGTCGAAAAGCCCAAAGTGGGTTTTTTTGGTTTTTTCAACCACCAGGAACAATGGAGTCATCGCCGGCGACTGGTGGCTGTCGCAGCGAAAACTCGCCAAACCTAGGCCTAACAtagggaaaggaaaaaaaaagggtttcaggattttttttttaaaagaataggctgaaataattttttttaaagtttttttttttacttatatagGGTGCCAATATGGCACCGTTTTAGAAGGGTCTGAaaggccccaaaacgacgtcgttttgggggccaACCCGATTCGACCCGACCTAACCTAGCAGGATCAACATCTTTTTTAAAGGGGGTCTAATTGTTATTTTGGCCCTTCTGCTTTTTTGCtactttttaatttagtcctattcatttttatttgtttttatttttacccCATTATTTAAATCCCTGTATAATTTAGTCCCCTGACCCATTGTGAACCCCTTGGGGAATGACACATGTTAATGTAAAGGGAATAATTTCCATTTGACCCCTtaaatttttatcttattttaatttaatccttcagtttctttttctttataatttagACTATTAGTTttgttatattttaaatttagtcctttattccttttctttgtttattttgcaatttatgcttcaagtttttcttaaatttcaatttaacccttatttgGTTAATTTTACCTCTTTAtttattatgttatttattttagtatttaaaatttaggttatttatattttcttttatttatacattttatttttatattatccttGCTATTattccatttatttatttattaccttttatactttcaaaaaaaattagattgtttatttttttgcacattttgttattatcattattattatcttattatGCATATTAGTATCAtgatttattattactattatacttttatattttattatgcatATTACGCCATTATTACTACAAATTGATGTCGCACTATCATTATTTATGAAGCATGGCATTTTATCTTACTCTTAGctggtttttttttatatattcattCATTTATTATCCTGGTATCATCTCATTTTACTTATCACtactttgttttatttcattaattactaTGTATTTATATATTCATTCATTTTATGCTATACCGAATAAACTAAATACATATTACTTTAAATATTGCATTCGTCTTTGCACGATGCCCAAAaaggatttttttaaaaatcaaggtaattattattattattttagaattagAAAAGTCATGTTCTTAACTTACGAGATATGTCTTCTTTCTAAAATCGAGATAGTCGGATATTTactttaaaatatatgaaaaagagATTTAAGTGATGATCAAATGACGTTAAAAATGACGTTAATTCTTGTTCTCGGGGATATAAGGCATTGTGTCCTACCTTACGGAATATGATCCTTTCTTCTCGATTAACTTGAAATAAGCCCCTTTTCgtgaaaattaatttagttaagcaATGTCTTAATaagggattgtattttaaattctcttcaaatttttaattttcgacaccaAAGACATCAAGTAATTAATTaggtactaattttgggcgtaacgagagtgctaatccttcctcgtgtgtaaccgactcccgaacctattttctggaTTTTTGTAGATCGaaaaacattattttaataaatcaaacctCTTATTGAAGCGATCAAATTGCGAGGTGACTCGATCACGCCTCCAAAAagtgattggtggcgactcctattttcgtttttttaataaaaagtcaattccaaaaaaaaaaatttcgacagcttggcgactccactggggacaaaaTAAGAGAGCCAAGCCGCGAGTTGATTACTTTTTggtctttttgtcgaaaattgataatttggtttaaatttatGATCCCTTTATTACATTTCATCCTTCATGTTTTGACACCTCGAGTTATATAGCGATCTAGTATATCTGTTTTATTGGTTCGAAAGTTTCTTTTTGTGTGTTTTTCGCATATTGCATTTGCATAACTGTTCAATTTTGCCCTTCTTAAGTAGgagagaaactattccttcgcgaggtcttcacctccgtataggatagtggattgcTTTTGGGATACATCCATACCTATGTCTTCATAAGGTCTTCGTCTCCGTATACCCATAGGGAAGtgtattcccctaaactgaactcGGTTTGTATGAgcttataatgggtgaggatcaagAAAATTTTCAGTTCAAGTATCCTTACTTTAAAATCGAGCTGCATATAATGAGCCTTAAGAActtaccctaggtagagccacaccAAACCCTTAGtggttgataaaccgtaatttatacatattttccccccatgtttaacgtattgtatggatgattttccattagaattggtgaattcgatgctcctaatacttaaaagagcataggagagagaaaggaatgagaaacgggccaaaaacgaagaaaataggccaaagtacgaaatcaacatggcctgaacCTCCTCAcaagggcagaccacacggccgtgccaATCTGGTAGAATTGGAGCACGACTCGCACGggcatagcacacgcccgtgccattctaacaggctcgaacacagcctgaagtaatcgcacacgagcgtgtcacatgggcgtgtccttactgagcccaagttaagtccaattcggaaaaggccacttttgagggctcctaggcattccaaagcctataaatacacccttgaagaggagaaaaagggagacggagaatagggggtaaggaattactccgaggaagtcgattgatccatctcagaagccatattcatcatcaagactgaagatctctcctcaatttcccttcaggagttttgggttttctttatgttttgtattctttattcttctgagatgttttcttatttagttataaactaaaacccctaaatacctaaggagaatgaaacctaagacgaatcttgttattattttctgaatcgtatgataaatatttaacttgttcttaattatgtgttcttaattcttgttttgatatcccaggatactgatttaagacatgctcttattcagaggaggaatagaccctgtttaagagtacatttgtcataattaagcggagttgattgcgcgcctagaaatagggtgacaagattttgccggattagggtgaaacctaataaggggatccatagatcgagttaatgtaaccctagagtgttaattagagaaaagtctcggttattcaatctagggattagatgttattagtcttgaatagggataataacataacttagggatctttacggaacaagttgaatgaataaatcgtccggttcggagccag contains the following coding sequences:
- the LOC108463253 gene encoding short chain aldehyde dehydrogenase 1-like; its protein translation is MSFGSSVTKRLDGKVALITGGASGLGECTVRLFVKHGAKVLIADIQDELGNSLCQELGTENISYVHCDVTCESDVENAVNLVVSKYGKLDIMFNNAGITGDNEVRVTDAGAEDFKRVFDVNVLGGFLGAKYAARAMVPAKKGCILFTSSIVSKISVGLPHAYKASKHAVAGLTKSLSVELGEHGIRVNCISPNAILTPLFQKSIGNIDKKKGEEMLAVSAVLKGPVLEAEDFANAALYLASDDAKFISGVNLPVDGGYSLSNQSWKMGFAALLE